The Amaranthus tricolor cultivar Red isolate AtriRed21 chromosome 6, ASM2621246v1, whole genome shotgun sequence genome has a segment encoding these proteins:
- the LOC130815979 gene encoding probable glycosyltransferase At5g20260 has product MASKAPTYFSLLIFPTLLIIFYLSFYSQNKFNSSLSKRLPIPSNPLINVTNDNHHDFSSIFIFAKENEEKQKISKNKRSSLEMIEDGLARARAAIRKAARRRRYKSRKGETFIPRGPAYRNPYALQQSHKEMVKRFKIWTYKEGERPLVHQAPMNYVYGLDGHFMEQLEGSNDSLTNFIARHPDEAHVFFLPFSVVELVVFFYDPALSGAENLAPLRRVALDYVNVVALKYPYWNRSLGADHFMLSCHDWAPYVSDKNPKVYKNFIRAICNANTSEGFEPKRDVSIPEVNFPYKEINQPISSLGTSNRSILAFFSGRVNGHIRKLLFDQWENDDEIQVHQHLPKGENYFERLMQSKFCLCPSGFEVASSRLVEAIRADCVPVIVKQNYSIPFSDVLDWTKFSVYIPEEKIPEIKTILKGISLEDYEQLVDGLRSVKWHFTMNKPAKPFDLIHMVLHSIWLRRLNIRLPL; this is encoded by the exons ATGGCTTCTAAAGCACCCACATATTTCTCTCTACTAATCTTCCCTACTTTACTTATTATCTTTTACTTATCTTTCTACTCTCAAAATAAGTTTAATTCAAGTCTTTCTAAGCGTTTACCAATTCCATCAAATCCTCTAATTAATGTCACAAATGATAATCATCATGACTTCTCATCAATTTTCATCTTTGCAAAA GAgaatgaagaaaaacaaaagataaGCAAGAACAAGAGGAGTAGTTTGGAGATGATTGAGGATGGATTGGCTCGAGCACGGGCCGCCATTCGAAAGGCGGCTCGGCGTCGGCGTTATAAGTCGAGAAAAGGGGAGACTTTCATCCCAAGAGGACCAGCATACCGAAATCCTTATGCACTTCAACA GAGCCATAAAGAAATGGTGAAAAGATTCAAAATATGGACTTACAAAGAAGGGGAAAGACCCTTGGTACACCAAGCACCAATGAACTATGTATATGGTTTAGATGGACACTTCATGGAACAGCTTGAAGGAAGCAACGATAGCTTGACAAACTTTATAGCTCGCCACCCCGACGAAGCACACGTATTCTTCCTCCCTTTTAGTGTGGTTGAATTGGTGGTCTTCTTTTACGATCCGGCGCTTTCCGGTGCCGAGAACCTTGCACCACTTCGGAGGGTGGCGTTGGATTATGTCAATGTGGTGGCTCTAAAGTATCCTTATTGGAATAGATCTCTTGGGGCTGATCATTTCATGCTCTCTTGCCATGATTGG GCACCATATGTCTCAGACAAAAATCCAAAAGTGTACAAGAATTTTATCAGAGCAATATGTAACGCCAATACATCCGAAGGATTTGAACCCAAGAGAGATGTTAGTATCCCAGAAGTAAACTTTCCATATAAAGAAATAAACCAACCAATCTCGAGTTTGGGAACAAGTAATCGTTCAATCTTAGCATTTTTTTCTGGTCGGGTAAATGGACATATAAGAAAACTATTATTCGATCAATGGGAAAATGACGATGAAATTCAAGTACACCAACATCTTCCCAAGGGTGAAAACTACTTTGAAAGGCTTATGCAAAGCAAGTTTTGTTTGTGCCCAAGTGGTTTTGAGGTCGCGAGTTCGAGACTTGTTGAAGCCATACGTGCTGATTGTGTTCCAGTCATCGTTAAACAAAATTACTCAATTCCTTTTAGTGATGTTCTTGATTGGACTAAATTTTCAGTTTATATTCCTGAGGAGAAAATACCAGAAATTAAGACTATTTTGAAAGGGATTTCTTTGGAAGATTATGAGCAGTTGGTTGATGGATTAAGAAGTGTTAAATGGCATTTTACTATGAATAAACCTGCTAAGCCATTTGATTTGATTCATATGGTGTTGCACTCTATATGGTTAAGAAGGCTTAATATTAGATTGCCCCTTTAA